GCTCGGCTGTTTCACAGAAGtgagaaatactacagaaatgaatggtcaaatgtaaaaaataaaattctccattttcttcactgtatgaattaaatatactgtttgctgattcttattaaagctactaaagttattcagttaagagcagtgagtgattttctctttttcttttgttctttgattaaaattaaggacaggtatattaggctgctttcactttaagacctaatgcacagATATGATGTATTGATATACATccagtttcttttcttttttttttttttagatttatgttttggcatttttgcctttattatgataggacagtaagttgacaggaagcaaagttggagagagagagggggataGGATCGAGAAAGGTCCACGAGCTTGGACTCGAACACTTGACCCCCGAAGCGCAACTGCGCTCTTATATCGGTGTGCTGCCCAAGAGGCTATTGACGTTGACTACTTCTTTTTCAATCGTCCCCGTTCTTAAGACAGCtgactgtttttatgtaaaTACTCTGCAAGGAGAGCATTTTGATACCCCTAAAAAAATAGTAATCCAAAAGAAAGTCAACAAACCTCTAAATATAGACTTGCAGTTATGTGATTCATTAATGCTTGAATATATATTTGATCCATCAACAGAGTAATGACCTGAACTCCTCAGGGACGAAGGAGGAGATGTGGAGCCCTTCCTCAATGTGTGGGATGACCACCCCTCCCAGCTCTAGAGGAATGTCCCCCACCACAGTTTCTGACGTCTTACATAGTGCCTCCCACCTCTCAGGACGGATCCCCAGCACTCCAGGTCAGCCAAATGCATTCTGATCTATAAAGCAGAATGGTTCTGTTTGTTTGGCCTCTCGGATGGCTTCAGGGGTTATTTTTGTTACAGGGGATGGAAAATGGACCCTATCTCCCTCCATGCCTTCAGGGTCATCTCCTCTCCCATCACTTTCAGAGGACATGGGGCAGCCTGCCCAAAATACCAGCAGTACTCAGGCTAAGGTACACTGACGTATAAAGCATTTGCCTTGTTATTTATTAAACTCATTCAGAGAAATGTTCCATGTGCATGTTTCATGAAAATGCTTTTCTGTCTAAAACTGCTCAGGTGATTCAGACGGGCAAAGAGCTGAAAAAAGTCACACCCAGAAGTATTAATAACAATGGTGAGAATATTCGCTGAGATTTATACAttctcatttcatttaagtAAGTAACACTGATTAATATGCGTTGCTTTTGCTACTTTTAGGAGGTGTAGTTGATGCCAAGACTCCAGTGCCATTGGCACAGCTCTCTGACATTGTCAAAAGGACAGACGGGGAAAGAGAGGATGGTGAGAGTGGTGACATCATGCAGAACAATGCGTGCCTCAGCTTTTCAAGTGTTTTCAACCATCCCTTCCTTTTTCACCAACATCtcttacatttttctttctaGATACCATCAATGAGGAGATTTTGAGTCTGACACAAATGAGACTGGACTTCGGAATGAGGCCAGGCATGGATTGCTCATTTTCCGGCTCCTTGGACACCCTTCTCTCATCTCACCCCAGCCATGAGCATAatttagtgtccacaccagACAGGGTTGAATGCTCTACCAAAGGAGGAGAGCAGCAACCTCCCTGGTCCCTCTGGCCGGCTTTCACCCCCATCGAGAACGGGAAGAGCAGTAAATTTTCTCTGTCTGATCTGACGAAGGAGTCCATGCCTTATGAGCCGCTCTTCGACCTCGCCTTGCCTAAGGTAGCATCTCTGTTTTTGGAGAGGAAGACCGCAGAGGCCTTTCAGAGGGCTGGAGGAGAAAAGGAGGACCGAGAGGAGCTGGAGGGGGAGGATCTTTCTGCCACCTCCCCTCTGGAGGTGTTGGACCGTGTTATTCAGCAAGGTCACGACACTCATGAGAAAGTGCTGAAAAGGTATGCTTCTGTTCTTCTGACTTCTAAAAGTGTATTAGAGGAAATGTGTTGGAACGACGTCCGTTTGCTCTCTTACAGAACTCTGTCCTCTCAAAGTCAATCAGCAGACCCACACTCAGGAGGTAAACAGCATAGCAATAAAGGAAAAGGTATTTAGTAATTTTACTAATTTATAGGCTCTCCGTGCTCAAGATGATTGTATCCTCCAGCTTTTCTCCTTCAACCTCTCCTGTGTTTGTTTCCATTTTCCTGCCACTTtcctttaaatacttttttttttctgtaagatTGTTCTACTGTCTTCTATGTAGTTCACTGTCAAATCCTCAGAAACAGCTGTGTGGTGGTCCTGATCAGCTATAATCTGAATTCCTGTAGATTCTAAGTAGAGCTGTGcgatatatattaaaataaaaaatgtgatatAACTTTTTGATTGATTTGCAGTATATATAACAGAAAACCAATGTCAGTTTttcaatatcgtgcagccctaacgctaatttttttacatttaaactaCAGCACTTTTCTGTTGCTTTTGAATTGACTGCAATGTATTTTTACAGGTCCTGTGTCTGCAGCATCAGATGAGCTGGGGATGTTGCGCAGTCAGCTGCTATTGCTACATAACCAGCTGCTGTATGAGAGACATAAGAGAGAGCAACACGCACTTCGTAACCGCCGTCTGTTTGGCCGTATCGTTAACACTACTGCTCTGGAAGAGCAAAACAACTCCAtggtaataaataaaactggaaagaTTGCCCAGGCCTGTGCAAAATTCGACATTCTTTGCATACTTACTAAATAATACTTTTAGCACCATTTATCACATTTGACCAAATCTATTCAGAGAAATTCTGTAACTGTTTCCCTATAATCAGTGCAGAATTGTTCAGGTCTTGGCATAACTGGTGTTATTACAATGAGAGCAAATATCAGTGATTTTCCAGTGGTgtggtttttgtgtgtgtgttgcagaaAACCCAACTCAAACTTCAGGAAATTGAGATTAAAACTGTGCAGGTAAGCCTGCAGGAGGAGCAGCGACGCTCCAGACGGGTACAGGAAGACAGAGAGGCTCTTGTGAACCAGTTGCAGACTCAAATCCAGCAGCTACAGAAGGAGCGGAATGACTACTACTCAAAGATGCAGGAGCTAAAGGTTATCATAGGGCTATAGGACATGAATAAATATATGATTACTCTTATTCACTCAAAATACAGCAACAAAAATTGTCcatgtttgtcattttgttgCTGGAATGTAGAAGAGAGTGTGTGACATCTGTGTTAAAAGCTAATTGTTTTATGTGGCTTCATTTACAGAGTGATTTGCAGGAGAATCAAAAGAAGGTTGGAGAAATGGAGGCAGAGCTGCAAAAAGCCAATAACAAAGTGTGTAATATGGGACACATGCTCAGCCAGCTGTCCATCAAGGTTAGACATGTTTGTGACAAAAATACTGGATATAAAACACTATCCATTACAGTGGAAGAATATTTCAAgtttttaaaagcaaattttaGATGTTGCCCATTTTTATTGATGGTTTGATTTTTGATTTGTGTTCCTGATTTATCCAACCTCAGCTGAACAATAGTGAAAACATGGAGCAGCAAATGGCTTTCCTGAACAAGCAGCTGCTGCTTTTGGGTGAAGCCAACAAGTTATTTGCGGAGGAAATCGACCGCTTGGGGCCTGATGCTAGCAAGGTAGTCATGATTATTAACTATTCATGACTTAAATAACATCATTGCTTAAATCCAGCAAATCTCTAGTTTGCCAGATgcgactatttttttttatccagcaATCCATGAAATTGTGGCTTATGTGATCAATTGTTCTATTGATATCACGACATTAGCACCCAATCATAAGAGCTTTAAACCAATGATCTTGAAAATGACTTTGGTCTGTTTAGATCAACTCAGacttgatcttttttttttttttttttgactgttaGGAGCTGAATATGCTGCAGGCATCTTCACTGCGTGAGGTTGAGCGTTTGAGGCAGAGCTCTCTCCAGCAGAGTCAAAGACTTGAGGCCGCCCAACAGCGCATCACAGACCTGGAGAACCAACTCACCAAGAAAGAGCAAGTCATCCGAGAGCAAAAGAAACTGCTGGAAAACGTCAAAAGCCAAGCCATGTATGTGGTTACCTCTACTTTCGTAGTCCTGTTGaaaaagttttgtttaatttcttttcgcTCAAAATTCTAATCACAGTTTGAATCTGAATCTTATTTCTATGCCCAAACACAGggttttacatattttattatataataatatagtgTAATATTATCACAGGGGTTCTTTTTATCAGCCAAACCCATTTgatctaaaatattttcttatttcaataatttaagaacacattcaaatgtttactgttttttttttttttggtcttggttaatggtcacatgacatgtaggaaaataaaatatttaattctttttttttttttttttttttttaagtcagttttatattgttttgtattttttaaaaatgtaatttttatgatttaaatttCATCAGCTCATGAACCCCCTCTAATGTTTGctaataatgaattaatgatAGGTCATATAAACTAGTGCTTTATTGATCTGTAGAATATTGATCATCAGGTTCTGTtcattagggctgggacaatgcATCATTTCTCGATACAACGATTCTGGattgattctgatattttccaaatgtatcgcgattctctctcgaatcaattctgagcttggtttttaacagcagatgacactacgtgctttagaaacagccgtactctgctcgcttccaattccttacacacaccacttaaacctaatataatcattcataaagttcgataaggttgaagtgaattacaagggtgttcacagtgtttacattaatctcatgtcataaaagcattctgagacgatgtgcaagtatatttaaccacttacatgactcgGCCGAAAGCAGGAGCATGCTCCAGCaatcttcttcatgagcatttaagtgtgtggttaaaaactagcctagagcgccttCTGCTGTTAAAAAGTAAGCTCAGAAACGATTTGAGAGAGAATCACAATACATTCTGAAAATATCAGAATGGATCCAGAATCATTGTATCGCGAATCAAGAATCTATGTATTGTCCCAGCTCTACTGTTCATCTCTTCAACCAATTCTTACTGTAAGATTTGCTAATTTAATCCTTGtctgcattgttttgttttttcctgcaGGGAACAGCTGCAGGCTTCAGAAAACCAGTATTTGGCCCAGAAGCACATCACTCAGGCATTACAATCTGAGCTGCTTGAACTCTATAGCCAGATAGAGCTCAAGAACCTGAACACTAAT
This Ctenopharyngodon idella isolate HZGC_01 chromosome 5, HZGC01, whole genome shotgun sequence DNA region includes the following protein-coding sequences:
- the tsc1a gene encoding TSC complex subunit 1a isoform X1 — its product is MAKDQPNAFDLVPLLGSSDLHELEQVKNLLQETLSADKGTMLLNSLVDYFLDTSSSQALDILSSVREPHDKYLLDKMNECMGKQSCRLSTITLLGHVVRKQPPWIHKIARFPLLASLLKCLKTDSDVVVLITGVLVLITLLPMIPQTNKQLLCEYFDIFGRLAAWNQRHPGAQGVFAVHLHASVYSLFHRLYGMYPCNFVSYLRAHYSMKENVDTFEEVVKPMLEHVRIHPELITGTKDYEVDPIRWKRFEPHDIVIECAKISLDSKEASSEEGYSSLSDHIPRRPVDHSRSCSELSIHEITSVTPMATVRQSLSLSLPYLTVTQDSGSSAQAPNHQSNDLNSSGTKEEMWSPSSMCGMTTPPSSRGMSPTTVSDVLHSASHLSGRIPSTPGDGKWTLSPSMPSGSSPLPSLSEDMGQPAQNTSSTQAKVIQTGKELKKVTPRSINNNGGVVDAKTPVPLAQLSDIVKRTDGEREDDTINEEILSLTQMRLDFGMRPGMDCSFSGSLDTLLSSHPSHEHNLVSTPDRVECSTKGGEQQPPWSLWPAFTPIENGKSSKFSLSDLTKESMPYEPLFDLALPKVASLFLERKTAEAFQRAGGEKEDREELEGEDLSATSPLEVLDRVIQQGHDTHEKVLKRTLSSQSQSADPHSGGKQHSNKGKGPVSAASDELGMLRSQLLLLHNQLLYERHKREQHALRNRRLFGRIVNTTALEEQNNSMKTQLKLQEIEIKTVQVSLQEEQRRSRRVQEDREALVNQLQTQIQQLQKERNDYYSKMQELKSDLQENQKKVGEMEAELQKANNKVCNMGHMLSQLSIKLNNSENMEQQMAFLNKQLLLLGEANKLFAEEIDRLGPDASKELNMLQASSLREVERLRQSSLQQSQRLEAAQQRITDLENQLTKKEQVIREQKKLLENVKSQAMEQLQASENQYLAQKHITQALQSELLELYSQIELKNLNTNTPAEPTSEPSSPTNQRPNGNSTGPSAPSPSADMCVNGEISAGSPQTPTAFINGSQEEDLSALTRSFPALPCDSPLAVGSYPSTGSFLGKRAREMFRNKSESHYEGEPAALTCLSKDLKVQPITDPKESMELEGATEQADLQPMDRPRAYNIQRRRQQDLRIMDYNETLHEH
- the tsc1a gene encoding TSC complex subunit 1a isoform X2, whose translation is MAKDQPNAFDLVPLLGSSDLHELEQVKNLLQETLSADKGTMLLNSLVDYFLDTSSSQALDILSSVREPHDKYLLDKMNECMGKQSCRLSTITLLGHVVRKQPPWIHKIARFPLLASLLKCLKTDSDVVVLITGVLVLITLLPMIPQTNKQLLCEYFDIFGRLAAWNQRHPGAQGVFAVHLHASVYSLFHRLYGMYPCNFVSYLRAHYSMKENVDTFEEVVKPMLEHVRIHPELITGTKDYEVDPIRWKRFEPHDIVIECAKISLDSKEASSEEGYSSLSDHIPRRPVDHSRSCSELSIHEITSVTPMATVRQSLSLSLPYLTVTQDSGSSAQAPNHQSNDLNSSGTKEEMWSPSSMCGMTTPPSSRGMSPTTVSDVLHSASHLSGRIPSTPGDGKWTLSPSMPSGSSPLPSLSEDMGQPAQNTSSTQAKVIQTGKELKKVTPRSINNNGGVVDAKTPVPLAQLSDIVKRTDGEREDDTINEEILSLTQMRLDFGMRPGMDCSFSGSLDTLLSSHPSHEHNLVSTPDRVECSTKGGEQQPPWSLWPAFTPIENGKSSKFSLSDLTKESMPYEPLFDLALPKVASLFLERKTAEAFQRAGGEKEDREELEGEDLSATSPLEVLDRVIQQGHDTHEKVLKRTLSSQSQSADPHSGGPVSAASDELGMLRSQLLLLHNQLLYERHKREQHALRNRRLFGRIVNTTALEEQNNSMKTQLKLQEIEIKTVQVSLQEEQRRSRRVQEDREALVNQLQTQIQQLQKERNDYYSKMQELKSDLQENQKKVGEMEAELQKANNKVCNMGHMLSQLSIKLNNSENMEQQMAFLNKQLLLLGEANKLFAEEIDRLGPDASKELNMLQASSLREVERLRQSSLQQSQRLEAAQQRITDLENQLTKKEQVIREQKKLLENVKSQAMEQLQASENQYLAQKHITQALQSELLELYSQIELKNLNTNTPAEPTSEPSSPTNQRPNGNSTGPSAPSPSADMCVNGEISAGSPQTPTAFINGSQEEDLSALTRSFPALPCDSPLAVGSYPSTGSFLGKRAREMFRNKSESHYEGEPAALTCLSKDLKVQPITDPKESMELEGATEQADLQPMDRPRAYNIQRRRQQDLRIMDYNETLHEH